The proteins below are encoded in one region of Metabacillus dongyingensis:
- a CDS encoding diguanylate cyclase domain-containing protein — protein MTHLTEYTLMSIKSLFFDYISSESLQNSKTHEEYFVSTLQNAMNSKDAALFKYENHKFVLLAATAGFYQFNRIVKQQNRVEMHNHEVELLIPGEFLIVVKEEKNAFSKEFYEKLQRECDQFLSYFIRLFNKKESDAKHKSLYQLTEKLHSTMSKDEVLNQLIFSLQTMFPAYLFYLFLSQDNENKQNLLIKSLDYEGNYGNEKAMEAYLTGDVQWELSKHSNQLVVYAPLKGNQGVYGVLEVTQQNQSDLNSDVMLIITSLAKAAGNALENAKLYEQSKKLVSDLQLINETSQRLNKNLRLIETMTFMSERIMRSFSAEEVGFYYMNEERQPRILPGSTPFFHKRESEPYINLVHSKVSQQLEGMFMGEVRVNESSEFSSLIAIPMIQSEQLKGFAIVLHSDSYFFTFEMFKLLQSLIHHSTLALMNSMLREELEQLVKTDHLTKLHSRNFLDESVQSSLEKDRQGTFILMDIDNFKQINDTYGHQVGDEVLIQVAKIMKNSIGEYDIGARWGGEELAVYLPQGDLAAGITFANSLAASVRKETVPTVTVSCGVAHWREGRHDTLKRIIMRADKGLYNAKESGKNCVIFQEDIEVE, from the coding sequence GTGACACACCTAACTGAGTATACGTTAATGTCTATTAAGAGTCTTTTCTTTGATTATATCAGCAGCGAAAGCCTGCAAAACAGCAAAACACATGAAGAATATTTTGTCAGCACCCTGCAGAATGCAATGAATTCAAAGGATGCTGCGCTTTTTAAATATGAGAATCATAAGTTTGTTCTGCTGGCTGCAACTGCCGGCTTTTATCAATTCAATCGAATTGTTAAACAGCAAAATCGAGTGGAAATGCATAATCATGAGGTTGAACTATTAATTCCAGGAGAATTTCTTATCGTAGTAAAAGAAGAAAAGAATGCATTCAGTAAGGAGTTCTACGAGAAACTTCAAAGAGAATGTGATCAGTTCCTTTCCTATTTTATCAGACTGTTTAATAAAAAGGAGAGCGACGCAAAACATAAATCACTGTATCAGCTGACAGAAAAACTTCATTCCACTATGAGCAAGGACGAAGTTTTGAATCAATTAATCTTTTCTCTTCAAACGATGTTTCCTGCTTATCTTTTTTATTTGTTCCTATCACAGGATAATGAAAATAAACAAAATTTGTTGATTAAAAGCTTGGATTATGAGGGGAATTACGGAAATGAAAAAGCAATGGAGGCTTATTTGACAGGGGATGTACAGTGGGAGCTTTCCAAACATTCAAATCAGCTTGTAGTTTATGCTCCGCTTAAAGGAAATCAGGGGGTATATGGAGTTTTAGAAGTCACACAGCAAAATCAATCTGATTTGAACAGTGATGTCATGCTTATTATTACATCTCTCGCAAAGGCTGCCGGCAATGCACTTGAAAACGCAAAGCTTTATGAACAATCAAAAAAGCTTGTTTCTGACCTGCAGCTTATAAATGAAACCTCTCAGCGTCTGAATAAAAACTTGCGGTTAATTGAAACGATGACTTTCATGTCAGAACGGATTATGCGTTCATTTTCTGCTGAAGAGGTTGGCTTTTATTATATGAATGAGGAAAGACAGCCGCGCATTTTGCCGGGCAGTACGCCTTTTTTTCACAAAAGGGAATCAGAACCTTATATTAACTTAGTTCATAGCAAAGTTAGCCAGCAATTAGAAGGTATGTTTATGGGAGAAGTAAGGGTAAATGAAAGCTCAGAATTTTCCTCGCTCATTGCCATCCCGATGATTCAAAGCGAACAGCTGAAAGGATTTGCCATTGTTCTTCATTCTGACTCTTATTTCTTTACATTTGAGATGTTTAAGCTGCTGCAATCGCTTATTCATCATTCTACGCTGGCCCTGATGAATTCCATGCTTCGGGAGGAACTTGAGCAGCTTGTTAAAACTGATCATTTAACAAAGTTACACTCCCGCAACTTTTTGGACGAGTCAGTGCAGAGTTCCCTGGAAAAAGACCGGCAGGGAACGTTTATCTTAATGGATATAGATAATTTTAAGCAAATTAATGATACTTATGGACATCAAGTTGGAGATGAAGTTCTCATTCAAGTCGCAAAGATTATGAAGAACAGCATCGGTGAATACGATATTGGTGCAAGATGGGGCGGTGAAGAACTTGCAGTCTATTTGCCGCAGGGGGATCTTGCAGCAGGAATCACTTTTGCGAACAGCCTTGCAGCTTCAGTGCGGAAAGAAACAGTTCCGACAGTTACTGTTTCATGCGGAGTCGCACATTGGAGGGAAGGCCGTCATGATACCCTGAAAAGAATCATCATGCGTGCAGACAAAGGTTTATACAATGCGAAGGAAAGCGGCAAAAACTGTGTCATTTTTCAAGAGGATATAGAGGTTGAATAA
- the rpsD gene encoding 30S ribosomal protein S4, whose protein sequence is MSRYTGPSWKLSRRLGISLSGTGKELEKRPFAPGQHGPTQRKKLSEYGLQLQEKQKLRHMFGVNERQFRNTFDKAAKMTGKHGENFMILLESRLDNVVYRLGLARTRRQARQIVNHGHIMVDGSRVDIPSFQVKPGQTITLREKSRNLDIVKESIEVSNFVPEFLTFDADKLEGTFTRLPERSELPAEINEALIVEFYSR, encoded by the coding sequence ATGTCTCGTTATACAGGTCCAAGTTGGAAACTTTCCCGTCGTTTGGGAATTTCATTAAGCGGAACAGGTAAAGAATTAGAAAAGCGTCCATTCGCGCCAGGTCAGCACGGCCCGACTCAACGCAAAAAATTATCTGAGTACGGCTTACAATTACAGGAAAAACAAAAGCTTCGCCACATGTTCGGTGTGAACGAGCGTCAATTCCGCAACACATTTGACAAAGCTGCTAAAATGACTGGTAAACACGGTGAAAACTTCATGATTCTTCTTGAATCTCGTTTAGACAACGTTGTATATCGTCTTGGTTTAGCTCGCACTCGCCGTCAGGCACGTCAAATCGTTAACCATGGTCACATCATGGTTGATGGAAGCCGTGTAGACATTCCATCATTCCAAGTGAAACCAGGTCAAACAATCACTTTACGTGAAAAATCACGTAACCTTGACATCGTTAAAGAATCAATCGAAGTAAGTAACTTCGTTCCTGAATTCTTAACTTTCGATGCTGACAAATTAGAAGGTACTTTCACTCGCTTACCTGAGCGTTCTGAATTGCCGGCTGAAATTAACGAAGCTCTTATCGTTGAGTTCTACTCACGTTAA
- a CDS encoding low temperature requirement protein A, with amino-acid sequence MEEKKVTWLELFYDLLFVAAVATATHVLLHVEKGFIHPEYLFKFALIFIPIWWAWTGQTMFINRFGQDFLHQRIFMIFQMFFVLIMISSLSVDFDQYYFSFLIGYIGLRALTSIQYLVVQNFEKGDRKKVARFLGIRFGIGVFISFLSIFFDSWVRYAVLYAGIIVDMILPIIGHKYLVKVPSNTAHLLERFALLTLILFGESVISILAVVQPQKGEWDSILFSIMTFVLIISMWWQYFENVEKKVNKSIQRAGQTIVYGHLFILMSLSMIAASIKLMFLHEVQYTFILYFVFGSVLLYFIATTIVFHQYRFEQHRLKIYHLGLFLGILAVFFTINLFLTVPYIVIIGELTLFFIVYAKVTTT; translated from the coding sequence ATGGAAGAAAAGAAAGTTACGTGGTTAGAGCTTTTTTATGACTTGCTATTTGTGGCAGCGGTTGCTACTGCTACTCATGTCTTACTTCATGTTGAAAAGGGATTTATTCATCCAGAGTATTTATTTAAGTTTGCATTAATATTTATTCCAATATGGTGGGCTTGGACTGGTCAAACTATGTTTATTAATCGGTTTGGACAGGATTTTTTACATCAGCGTATCTTTATGATTTTTCAAATGTTTTTTGTACTTATTATGATATCAAGCTTATCGGTAGATTTTGATCAATATTATTTCTCTTTTCTGATTGGTTATATTGGACTGAGAGCATTGACATCAATCCAATATCTTGTTGTTCAGAACTTTGAAAAAGGGGATAGAAAAAAGGTAGCACGTTTTTTAGGAATACGTTTTGGAATTGGGGTTTTTATCTCATTTCTCTCTATCTTTTTTGATTCTTGGGTTCGATACGCAGTGTTATATGCAGGAATTATTGTTGATATGATTTTACCTATTATAGGACATAAGTATTTGGTAAAAGTACCGTCTAATACCGCTCATTTGTTAGAACGGTTTGCTTTATTGACATTAATCCTGTTTGGAGAATCTGTCATCAGCATCCTTGCTGTAGTACAACCTCAAAAAGGGGAATGGGATTCAATCTTATTTTCAATTATGACATTCGTCCTTATTATTTCAATGTGGTGGCAGTATTTTGAAAATGTAGAAAAAAAGGTGAACAAATCTATTCAGAGAGCAGGACAAACAATTGTTTACGGACATTTATTTATTCTAATGTCTTTGAGCATGATTGCAGCATCTATCAAACTGATGTTTTTACATGAGGTCCAATATACATTTATCTTATATTTTGTATTCGGTTCTGTATTGCTCTATTTCATTGCAACTACAATTGTTTTTCATCAATACAGGTTTGAACAGCACCGTTTAAAAATTTATCATTTAGGATTGTTTTTAGGGATTTTAGCAGTCTTTTTTACGATTAATTTGTTCCTGACAGTTCCGTATATTGTAATAATAGGAGAATTAACCCTATTCTTTATCGTTTATGCTAAAGTTACAACCACATAA
- a CDS encoding NADPH-dependent FMN reductase, whose amino-acid sequence MTKTIGLICGSLRKNSFNRIIAQSLTDMYDSVQFRWIEIKDLPLFNEDLEVGGDPEPVTSFKSAIQEVDGIIIVSPEYNSGISGALKNALDWASRPPKSSVLSKKPVGLIGATPGGLGTAFSQMQTRQILEAMQVHILPFQKVLISQVHEKVDSEQKVLTDEKTKRYLQRYLQQFIYWIDHTPILD is encoded by the coding sequence ATGACTAAAACCATTGGCCTTATTTGCGGCAGTTTAAGAAAAAATTCTTTTAATCGAATTATTGCTCAATCATTGACAGACATGTATGATTCCGTTCAATTTCGCTGGATAGAGATCAAAGATCTTCCTTTATTTAATGAGGATTTAGAAGTCGGCGGTGATCCAGAACCAGTAACCTCATTTAAGTCGGCTATTCAAGAAGTCGACGGTATTATAATCGTAAGTCCAGAATACAATTCAGGAATTTCGGGCGCGCTAAAAAATGCATTGGACTGGGCATCAAGACCTCCGAAGTCCTCTGTTCTGAGTAAAAAACCAGTTGGCTTAATCGGAGCAACTCCTGGGGGATTAGGCACTGCTTTTTCTCAGATGCAAACTAGACAAATATTAGAAGCCATGCAAGTTCATATTCTTCCATTTCAAAAAGTATTAATTTCGCAAGTACACGAAAAGGTTGACTCTGAGCAGAAAGTGCTTACTGACGAAAAAACTAAACGTTATCTTCAGCGTTATTTACAACAATTTATTTATTGGATTGATCACACTCCTATTCTTGATTAA
- a CDS encoding NTTRR-F1 domain gives MSIENRIINDSFETGSFPPWVAINATISSQISHSGFFSARFVGGNINSFIFQFTEVNPTETFLFKISLAKVGALPSPPISITVAYYDDAFSLLGFGLITNIPANRLPDVNQFNWIELYDNTSPVPLGATQALILINKLPQAGTAEIVVDDVSLFLIDGGAAGPTGATGPTGATGATGATGATGATGATGATGATGATGATGATGATGVTGATGATGATGVTGATGATGATGATGATGATGATGATGATGATGATGATGATGATGATGATGATGATGATGATGATGATGATGATGATGATGATGATGATGATGATGATGATGATGATGATGATGATGATGATGATGATGATGATGATGATGVTGATGATGATGATGVTGATGATGATGATGATGATGATGATGATGATGATGATGATGATGATGATGATGATGATGATGATGATGATGATGATGATGATGATGATGATGATGATGATGATGATGATGATGATGATGATGATGATGATGATGATGATGATGATGATGATGATGATGATGPTGPTGL, from the coding sequence ATGTCAATTGAAAATAGAATTATAAACGATAGTTTTGAAACAGGTTCATTCCCGCCCTGGGTTGCTATAAACGCAACTATATCCTCTCAAATTTCTCATAGCGGTTTCTTTTCTGCACGCTTTGTTGGCGGAAATATAAACTCCTTTATTTTCCAATTTACAGAAGTGAATCCAACAGAAACATTTCTATTTAAAATTTCACTAGCAAAAGTAGGAGCTCTTCCAAGTCCGCCAATTTCTATAACTGTTGCTTATTATGATGATGCTTTTTCATTATTAGGATTTGGGTTAATTACAAATATCCCAGCAAATAGATTACCGGATGTTAATCAATTTAATTGGATTGAGCTGTATGATAATACTTCTCCAGTACCTTTAGGAGCAACTCAGGCTTTAATCCTTATTAATAAACTTCCTCAAGCAGGAACTGCAGAAATAGTAGTAGATGATGTATCATTATTCCTAATAGACGGAGGGGCTGCAGGCCCGACTGGTGCTACTGGCCCAACTGGTGCTACGGGCGCAACGGGTGCTACTGGCGCGACGGGTGCTACTGGCGCAACGGGTGCTACTGGCGCAACGGGTGCTACTGGTGCTACTGGTGCTACGGGCGCGACTGGCGTAACGGGTGCTACTGGTGCTACTGGCGCGACTGGCGTAACGGGTGCTACTGGTGCTACGGGCGCAACGGGGGCTACGGGCGCAACGGGGGCTACTGGCGCGACGGGTGCTACTGGCGCAACGGGTGCTACTGGTGCTACTGGCGCAACGGGTGCTACTGGTGCTACTGGCGCAACGGGTGCTACTGGCGCAACAGGTGCTACTGGCGCAACGGGTGCTACTGGCGCAACAGGTGCAACGGGTGCTACGGGCGCAACGGGTGCTACTGGTGCTACTGGCGCGACGGGTGCTACTGGCGCAACGGGTGCTACTGGTGCTACTGGCGCAACGGGGGCTACTGGCGCAACGGGTGCTACGGGGGCTACTGGCGCAACGGGTGCTACTGGTGCTACTGGCGCGACGGGTGCTACTGGCGCAACGGGGGCTACGGGGGCTACGGGGGCTACTGGTGCTACTGGCGTAACGGGGGCTACTGGCGCAACGGGGGCTACGGGTGCTACTGGCGTAACGGGTGCTACTGGCGCGACGGGTGCTACGGGTGCTACTGGCGCAACGGGGGCTACTGGCGCAACGGGGGCTACTGGCGCAACGGGGGCTACTGGCGCAACGGGGGCTACTGGCGCAACGGGTGCTACTGGCGCAACGGGGGCTACGGGTGCTACGGGTGCTACGGGTGCTACTGGCGCAACGGGTGCTACTGGTGCTACGGGTGCTACTGGCGCAACGGGTGCTACGGGTGCTACTGGCGCAACGGGTGCTACTGGCGCAACGGGTGCTACTGGCGCAACGGGTGCTACTGGCGCTACTGGTGCTACTGGCGCAACGGGTGCTACTGGCGCAACAGGTGCAACGGGTGCTACTGGCGCAACAGGTGCAACGGGTGCTACTGGCGCAACAGGTGCTACTGGCGCAACGGGTGCTACGGGTGCTACTGGCGCAACAGGTGCAACGGGTGCTACTGGCGCAACAGGTGCTACTGGCGCTACTGGACCGACTGGACCGACTGGACTTTAA
- a CDS encoding histidinol-phosphatase, protein MKFDYHTHHERCGHAERSIRDYVEAALEKQLDIIGISDHSPYLYSEEDHLFPNIAMAKSHFPEYVKEVLSLKKEYEGKIEVLLGVESDFFPEHIHMYKQYYAKYPFDYVIGSVHHVEGLNIFKKDRWEGLTEKEKQKTKDNYYTLIQKSAHSGVFQILGHIDAMKGYYPEFSAIQTEAVDRTLSIISECDVAIEINTSGKNKFCGGWYPSDEILERALYHGVKVTFGSDAHTPARVGDEFEEVQNKLKEMGFKEWASFRQRKRFMTSL, encoded by the coding sequence ATGAAATTTGATTACCATACTCATCATGAAAGATGCGGACATGCAGAGCGCTCCATTCGCGATTACGTGGAAGCGGCATTGGAAAAGCAGCTGGATATCATTGGGATTTCGGACCATTCTCCATATTTATACAGCGAAGAAGATCATTTGTTCCCGAATATTGCGATGGCAAAAAGTCATTTTCCGGAATACGTGAAGGAAGTGCTGAGCCTGAAAAAAGAGTATGAAGGCAAAATAGAAGTTCTTCTTGGTGTAGAGTCTGATTTTTTTCCGGAGCATATCCATATGTACAAGCAGTATTACGCAAAGTATCCATTCGATTATGTGATTGGATCGGTGCATCATGTTGAAGGGCTGAATATTTTTAAAAAAGATCGCTGGGAAGGGCTCACTGAAAAGGAGAAACAGAAGACGAAGGACAACTATTACACCTTGATTCAGAAATCTGCCCACAGTGGCGTGTTCCAAATTCTCGGACACATAGACGCCATGAAAGGTTATTATCCCGAATTTTCAGCGATTCAAACTGAGGCGGTGGACCGGACGTTATCCATCATTTCAGAGTGTGATGTAGCGATCGAAATCAATACATCCGGCAAAAATAAATTTTGCGGAGGATGGTATCCTTCTGACGAAATACTGGAAAGAGCACTTTATCATGGAGTGAAGGTCACATTCGGTTCAGATGCCCACACCCCTGCTCGTGTCGGAGATGAATTTGAAGAGGTGCAGAATAAGCTAAAAGAAATGGGATTCAAAGAATGGGCTAGTTTTAGGCAAAGAAAACGGTTTATGACTTCTCTATAA
- a CDS encoding serine hydrolase: MKKIGVYLIIIFLFIAPVSAGVSAKEKPGKLSYGNSKTEGMDPKILSEIDGAVYRAIEDGITPGAVVLIARNGKILKEQAYGDAQKYDMGNLLDHPRKMKKDYIFDLASVTKVMGTTQGIMKLEYENKLSLSDPAAKYIPEFGQNGKEHVTIADLLTHTSGLTPWYPTYLYARNSKEVLNYINKLPLEYETGTQRKYSDFSFMTLGFVIEKITNQPLDRYLENEIYKPLKMKNTMFTPDPKQKKKIAATSWGNPYEYKMIDDPDFGYDVEEDPDMFPYWRNYTLVGEVNDGNSFYGNGGVAGHAGLFSTAKDLAVLGQVMLNGGSYGKVEIYNQETVNTFTSDQAFGQGYGFEKAKNWYMGDQYSEKAFGHTGFTGTQVIIDPEYDLQIILLTNKQNNGQLPSGSYASTGPLSKKIANIVYSSINR; this comes from the coding sequence ATGAAAAAGATAGGTGTATATCTGATAATCATCTTCCTATTTATAGCTCCAGTTTCAGCCGGCGTATCAGCCAAAGAAAAGCCTGGCAAACTGAGCTATGGGAATTCTAAAACAGAAGGTATGGATCCAAAGATTCTATCAGAAATCGATGGTGCTGTTTACCGTGCAATAGAAGATGGAATTACACCGGGAGCTGTCGTGCTAATTGCAAGAAACGGAAAAATACTCAAGGAACAAGCATACGGTGATGCTCAAAAATACGATATGGGGAATCTTCTCGATCATCCTAGAAAAATGAAAAAGGATTATATTTTTGATTTAGCCTCTGTTACAAAAGTGATGGGCACAACACAGGGGATTATGAAGCTCGAGTATGAGAATAAATTATCCCTATCCGATCCTGCAGCTAAATACATTCCTGAATTTGGCCAGAATGGAAAAGAGCATGTGACCATAGCAGATTTATTAACGCATACGTCGGGATTAACCCCTTGGTATCCTACCTATCTTTACGCCCGCAATTCAAAAGAAGTACTGAATTATATTAATAAGCTGCCGCTTGAATACGAAACAGGCACGCAGCGGAAATACAGTGATTTCAGTTTTATGACACTTGGATTTGTGATTGAAAAAATCACTAACCAGCCCCTTGATCGATACTTGGAAAACGAAATCTACAAGCCTCTCAAAATGAAGAATACGATGTTCACGCCAGATCCGAAGCAGAAGAAGAAAATCGCCGCTACTTCATGGGGCAATCCGTATGAGTATAAAATGATTGATGATCCTGACTTTGGATACGATGTAGAGGAAGATCCAGACATGTTTCCTTATTGGAGGAACTATACACTCGTTGGAGAAGTGAATGATGGCAACAGCTTTTACGGAAACGGCGGAGTTGCCGGTCATGCCGGTTTGTTTTCAACGGCTAAGGATTTAGCCGTATTAGGACAGGTCATGCTGAATGGCGGTTCCTATGGCAAAGTGGAAATTTACAATCAGGAAACGGTCAACACCTTTACTTCTGACCAAGCGTTCGGTCAAGGGTATGGATTTGAGAAAGCGAAAAACTGGTACATGGGTGACCAGTATTCAGAAAAAGCCTTTGGTCATACAGGATTTACAGGAACTCAAGTGATCATAGATCCGGAATACGACCTGCAGATCATCCTGCTCACCAACAAACAAAACAATGGACAGCTCCCGAGCGGAAGCTACGCGAGCACAGGACCGCTGTCTAAGAAAATCGCCAACATCGTTTATTCTTCGATTAATCGATAA
- a CDS encoding phosphopentomutase — translation MGKVSLFILDGFGIGAMQDCAIAKPEDMNANTYQHLKEASGLNIPFLYNSGLNQLADGTGLPAAAYGKSNLAHDGADTFMGHQELMGSKPGVPNKRLMKEVSSRIKSKLIKNGCHAEYPVPEAPLLLVNGCIVIGDNLESSPGNIINLICDLNQIAFEEACEIARIVRNCVDTSRVIVFGNEKTTIVKILSAVMNKPNGQWGVDSPNAHVYGEGYHVLHLGFGVDYSRQFAHLAEREGLPVYRIGKTADVVQAKGFSDPAVETVKVLSSFEHHYRKAEKDAIFLINVQETDLAGHKQDCEWYRSVLEQSDSFLAEFREKLEDDDLLIVTADHGNDPTIGHSNHTREQTPILVIGNKVKPVSIGERETMADIAATMAEYANLPAPEYGRSFLREILNAK, via the coding sequence ATGGGAAAGGTATCGTTATTTATTCTGGACGGTTTCGGCATAGGAGCGATGCAGGACTGTGCAATTGCCAAACCTGAGGACATGAATGCGAACACATATCAGCACTTGAAGGAAGCATCTGGACTGAACATTCCTTTTCTATATAACTCCGGTTTAAATCAGCTGGCTGATGGAACCGGATTACCAGCGGCTGCGTATGGAAAAAGCAACCTTGCACATGATGGAGCGGATACGTTTATGGGGCACCAGGAGCTGATGGGCAGCAAACCTGGGGTTCCTAATAAACGGCTGATGAAAGAAGTCAGCAGTCGCATCAAGTCGAAGCTCATTAAAAACGGCTGCCATGCAGAGTATCCGGTTCCTGAAGCTCCGCTTTTACTGGTGAATGGCTGTATTGTAATTGGCGACAATCTGGAGTCCTCACCAGGAAACATTATTAATTTAATATGCGATTTAAATCAAATTGCATTTGAAGAAGCATGTGAGATTGCAAGAATTGTAAGAAACTGCGTGGACACGAGCAGGGTTATCGTATTCGGAAATGAAAAAACGACTATTGTAAAAATATTATCAGCCGTAATGAATAAGCCGAACGGTCAGTGGGGGGTCGACAGTCCGAATGCCCATGTATACGGCGAAGGCTACCATGTGCTGCATCTTGGATTTGGAGTGGATTACAGCAGACAGTTTGCCCATCTGGCAGAGAGGGAGGGTCTGCCAGTCTACCGGATTGGGAAAACCGCCGATGTCGTTCAGGCAAAGGGATTCAGTGACCCCGCTGTTGAAACCGTCAAAGTGCTTTCGTCTTTTGAGCACCACTACCGGAAAGCAGAAAAGGATGCGATTTTTCTTATAAATGTCCAGGAAACCGATCTAGCGGGACACAAACAGGATTGCGAGTGGTATCGCTCGGTGCTTGAGCAATCCGATTCCTTTCTTGCAGAATTCCGGGAAAAACTCGAAGATGATGATTTGCTGATCGTCACAGCGGATCACGGAAACGATCCGACAATCGGCCACTCCAACCATACAAGAGAGCAAACACCAATTCTTGTGATTGGAAACAAAGTCAAGCCAGTGTCAATCGGAGAACGGGAAACGATGGCAGATATTGCGGCAACCATGGCCGAATATGCCAATCTCCCCGCTCCTGAATATGGAAGAAGTTTTTTGAGAGAAATCTTGAATGCGAAGTAA
- a CDS encoding YhfX family PLP-dependent enzyme, translating into MRSLGDETALFLDMIQKRNPALIKAAAALHQSGSIPPNTYVIDLDSFEANVRALAKSAEANSVKLFYMTKQIGRSGFVGKTIQRNGIEKAVAVDIDEAFNLSKAGCKIGNLGHLVQPGKNQWETVLKQLRPEVVTLFSLERARQLSDAAVRLGLKQNVILRVISKQDFIYPGQYGGFLINNLESSIRELQLMPGINVIGATCFPVLQLNEAKTDFEFTSNLQTLLKSRDILANQGIEVIHLNAPSSTSCHTIPLIREYGITHGEPGHALTGTTPLHAYSENLTEKPCMAYLSEISHMDEDQAYTIAGGFYARSNMKKALFGDRLDQETEVHQASSENIDYYGSLKRDPRMNVGDTVLYAFRTQIFVTRSHVAFLKNADSKTPEVVHFQRRGV; encoded by the coding sequence ATGAGATCGTTAGGGGATGAGACAGCCTTGTTCTTAGACATGATACAGAAACGAAACCCTGCATTAATTAAGGCAGCGGCTGCCTTGCATCAAAGCGGTTCTATCCCTCCGAATACGTACGTCATCGACTTGGACTCATTCGAGGCAAATGTACGAGCTCTTGCAAAATCAGCCGAGGCAAACAGCGTTAAGCTGTTTTATATGACAAAACAAATAGGACGAAGCGGTTTTGTCGGGAAGACCATCCAGCGAAACGGCATCGAGAAAGCGGTCGCAGTTGATATTGATGAAGCATTCAATCTTTCAAAGGCAGGCTGCAAAATAGGGAACCTTGGTCATCTTGTACAGCCTGGAAAAAATCAATGGGAAACGGTCTTAAAACAGCTCCGGCCTGAAGTGGTCACGCTTTTCTCTCTAGAAAGAGCAAGACAGCTGTCAGATGCAGCCGTCAGACTGGGACTGAAACAGAACGTAATATTAAGGGTGATCAGCAAGCAAGATTTCATTTACCCGGGTCAATACGGCGGATTTTTAATTAACAACTTAGAGTCGAGTATACGTGAGCTGCAGCTGATGCCGGGAATAAACGTCATTGGAGCAACGTGTTTTCCGGTCTTGCAGCTGAACGAGGCCAAAACCGATTTTGAATTCACCAGTAATTTGCAAACCCTGCTCAAATCCAGAGACATTCTTGCTAACCAGGGAATAGAAGTAATTCATCTTAATGCGCCGAGTTCCACTAGCTGCCATACGATTCCCCTTATCCGCGAATATGGGATTACGCACGGTGAGCCGGGGCACGCCTTGACGGGAACGACTCCTTTGCATGCGTATTCTGAAAATCTGACAGAGAAACCGTGCATGGCTTATTTATCGGAAATTTCTCATATGGATGAAGATCAGGCATACACCATTGCAGGCGGGTTTTATGCCCGCTCCAATATGAAAAAGGCACTCTTTGGAGATCGCTTGGATCAGGAAACAGAGGTTCATCAGGCTTCTTCAGAAAACATCGATTACTACGGAAGCTTGAAGCGGGATCCAAGGATGAATGTTGGTGATACGGTTCTTTACGCTTTCCGAACGCAGATTTTTGTTACGAGATCCCACGTGGCTTTTCTTAAAAATGCAGATTCAAAAACTCCTGAGGTGGTTCATTTTCAGAGGAGAGGGGTGTAG